One segment of Streptomyces sp. TG1A-8 DNA contains the following:
- a CDS encoding glycogen debranching N-terminal domain-containing protein: MTDRHHLLVHGATFAAVGDRGDISGVRGGGSPDGLFVRDARHLSRWQLTVDGAVPEVLSPVADGGAARCVLVPRGDRQEPPAYTVFREQAVGDSSFVELLRVTSNRPVPVTVRLAITADADFTDQFELRSDHRTYVKAGAVRSRHLLDDGIEFGYRRAEWHACTAITAEPAPDAVEETGTGARRLVWTLELAPLGTTELTLRVVARPHGDRRALRVPRSPAAVNDQLLALEDGFAQGVALPAGWPELAAACARGLADLATLQVPATGPDGEELRVPAAGAPWFLTLLGRDALLTSLFALPYRPQPAAATLLALAATQAGGSGASPLAQPGKIVHEVRHGELAHFGQVPYGRYYGSVDATPLFLVLLGAYVERTGDAATARRLEPHARAAVGWMLDHGGLTSHGYLVYRADGGGLANQNWKDSPGAICSADGTRPTGAVMAAGAQGYAYDALRRTAALARTVWADETYAALLEQAAADLRDRFQRDFWMREHSFPALALDGEGRRVDALASDAGHLLWSGLLDKEYGGAVGRRLLEPDFFSGWGVRTLASGQPAYHPLSHHRGSVWPHDNALIALGLARYGLHDEARTVARALVDAATATGHRLPGVLAGYGRGTHPEPVPCPHACVRESRSAAAPLALLTAVGGA; encoded by the coding sequence ATGACGGACCGGCATCATCTGCTCGTGCACGGGGCGACCTTCGCCGCGGTGGGGGACCGGGGCGACATCAGCGGGGTGCGGGGCGGCGGTTCACCGGACGGGCTGTTCGTCCGGGACGCCCGGCACCTGAGCCGCTGGCAGCTCACCGTCGACGGCGCGGTGCCCGAGGTGCTCAGCCCGGTCGCGGACGGGGGCGCGGCGCGCTGCGTGCTCGTCCCGCGCGGCGACCGGCAGGAGCCGCCCGCGTACACCGTCTTCCGTGAGCAGGCGGTCGGGGACAGCTCCTTCGTGGAGCTGCTGCGGGTGACCAGCAACCGCCCGGTGCCGGTCACCGTGCGCCTGGCGATCACCGCCGACGCCGACTTCACCGACCAGTTCGAGCTCCGCTCCGACCACCGCACCTACGTCAAGGCCGGCGCCGTGCGCTCCCGCCACCTCCTGGACGACGGCATCGAGTTCGGCTACCGGCGGGCCGAGTGGCACGCCTGCACGGCCATCACGGCCGAGCCCGCCCCGGACGCCGTCGAGGAGACCGGCACCGGCGCCCGCCGCCTGGTGTGGACGCTGGAGCTGGCACCGCTCGGCACGACCGAGCTGACGCTGCGCGTGGTGGCCCGTCCGCACGGCGACCGCCGGGCCCTGCGCGTACCCCGTTCGCCCGCCGCCGTGAACGACCAGCTCCTGGCGCTGGAGGACGGGTTCGCGCAGGGCGTGGCCCTCCCGGCCGGCTGGCCGGAGCTGGCGGCGGCCTGCGCGCGCGGACTCGCGGACCTGGCCACCCTCCAGGTCCCGGCGACCGGACCGGACGGCGAGGAGTTACGCGTCCCGGCGGCGGGTGCCCCCTGGTTCCTCACCCTGCTCGGCCGGGACGCCCTGCTCACCTCGCTGTTCGCGCTGCCGTACCGGCCGCAGCCGGCCGCCGCCACGCTCCTCGCGCTCGCCGCCACCCAGGCCGGCGGGTCCGGCGCCTCCCCGCTCGCCCAGCCCGGCAAGATCGTGCACGAGGTGCGCCACGGCGAGCTGGCGCACTTCGGGCAGGTGCCGTACGGGCGGTACTACGGCTCGGTCGACGCCACCCCGCTGTTCCTGGTCCTGCTCGGCGCGTACGTCGAGCGGACCGGGGACGCGGCGACGGCCCGGCGCCTGGAGCCGCACGCCCGGGCGGCGGTCGGCTGGATGCTGGACCACGGCGGGCTGACCTCGCACGGCTACCTGGTCTACCGCGCCGACGGGGGCGGCCTCGCCAACCAGAACTGGAAGGACTCCCCCGGCGCGATCTGCTCCGCCGACGGCACCCGGCCCACCGGGGCGGTGATGGCGGCGGGCGCGCAGGGCTACGCGTACGACGCGCTGCGCCGTACGGCGGCGCTGGCGCGGACGGTGTGGGCCGACGAGACGTACGCGGCCCTGCTGGAGCAGGCGGCTGCCGACCTCAGGGACCGCTTCCAGCGGGACTTCTGGATGCGGGAGCACTCCTTCCCGGCGCTCGCGCTGGACGGGGAGGGCCGCCGGGTCGACGCGCTCGCGTCCGACGCCGGGCACCTGCTGTGGTCCGGCCTGCTGGACAAGGAGTACGGCGGGGCGGTGGGCCGCAGGCTCCTGGAGCCGGACTTCTTCTCGGGCTGGGGCGTGCGCACCCTCGCCTCCGGCCAGCCGGCGTACCACCCGCTGTCCCACCACCGGGGTTCGGTCTGGCCGCACGACAACGCGCTGATCGCGCTGGGCCTGGCCCGCTACGGCCTGCACGACGAGGCCCGCACGGTGGCCCGCGCCCTGGTCGACGCGGCGACCGCCACCGGCCACCGCCTCCCGGGGGTCCTGGCGGGCTACGGCCGCGGGACCCACCCGGAGCCGGTCCCCTGCCCGCACGCGTGCGTGCGGGAGTCCCGGTCGGCGGCGGCCCCGCTGGCCCTGCTCACGGCCGTCGGGGGTGCCTGA